Genomic segment of Candidatus Methanoperedens sp.:
ACCCCGCCAGCAGATTCCCCACAACCGCCTCCATCAACTTCTCGCTGTCCGCCTGCGAGCGCAGGAGTACGGCTCAAGCTTATCGCAGAGGGGCATGAGCTGCTCTGGCGGCGATGCGGTGCTATCTAGCTGCATACATTACTTTACCTTTTCTTGCGAAGTCAGTAATAAGAGAATTACCGCTTTCAAATTCTTCAGAAGTGAGGGTGATAATATCAAGAGGCACTCTGAATTTTTTTATGGTGTTAATCTCTGCTTCCTTCGTCAATCTTGCCCTTTCAAAAATATCTTTGTTCCGAAAATCCGGAGAAATTATCAGAATATCCACATCGCTATCTAAAGTCGCTTTTCCCGTGCTGTGCGACCCGAATAGAAT
This window contains:
- a CDS encoding nucleotidyltransferase domain-containing protein — translated: MVKDKIVEAIKFFENCLKEKGLKVSKIILFGSHSTGKATLDSDVDILIISPDFRNKDIFERARLTKEAEINTIKKFRVPLDIITLTSEEFESGNSLITDFARKGKVMYAAR